A window from Megalobrama amblycephala isolate DHTTF-2021 linkage group LG21, ASM1881202v1, whole genome shotgun sequence encodes these proteins:
- the rpl22 gene encoding 60S ribosomal protein L22, whose protein sequence is MAPIKKQVTKGGKKKKQVLKFTLDCTHPVEDGIMDAANFEQFLQERIKVNGKAGNLGGGVVSIERSKSKITVTSEVPFSKRYLKYLTKKYLKKNNLRDWLRVVANTKESYELRYFQINQDEEEEDDED, encoded by the exons ATGGCCCCGATT AAAAAGCAGGTGACCAAGGGTGGGAAGAAGAAAAAGCAGGTCCTGAAGTTCACCCTGGACTGCACCCATCCTGTGGAGGATGGCATCATGGATGCTGCTAACTTT GAACAGTTCCTTCAGGAGCGCATCAAAGTGAATGGTAAAGCTGGTAACTTGGGTGGTGGCGTGGTCTCCATCGAAAGGAGCAAGAGCAAAATCACAGTGACATCAGAGGTCCCCTTCTCTAAAAG GTACCTGAAGTATCTTACCAAGAAGTACCTGAAGAAGAACAACCTGCGTGACTGGCTGCGTGTAGTAGCGAACACCAAGGAGAGCTATGAACTACGCTACTTCCAGATAAATCaagatgaggaggaggaagatgaCGAAGATTAA